Proteins from a genomic interval of Syngnathus typhle isolate RoL2023-S1 ecotype Sweden linkage group LG15, RoL_Styp_1.0, whole genome shotgun sequence:
- the LOC133167739 gene encoding ribosomal RNA processing protein 1 homolog B-like — MNDRFYDHPRVRAHCLLKLVSGQKPKMSETYNNLALAQAEDFAEVISGSHIVLERSPPDYVRKISQYIECSAGPSNQNPEVESDSGDSLFITQLPAPQPVRKVRRRKSSRHPFKDSRGDSSSTHSDDDDRETSRKPQKKRKLHLPKYNFPFLTERKWKPRCTRLTTKQNHKFHNYAMGGFFKCVELWQGAEDLYEGLPTVDQDNEDISPLTEDEDKSSDEDLKVVAKNIFLAKSKAKRCQPWYTPPQEEVVVTHEREKIDQISNKVPTSSMLSAKDKTDETHSASTCNDPAVPGNYKALKKIPRNGRTRFQELVDVETRSNCVLFKEHIASEEESDWQSREGEDAEITVTMETTVINAQEPLDLHENRMDNFSYVTSTPRKKDKRSKGHGVASGQRENNTRQEIELERDLGVKDNAVCSLSRDEPEVEEFSDVVSEPLRNERRRKKKKKKRSHQEPESLGMNEKSSNRTAPLNGSTEKNVADTTEDKDVQLVSKKKKKKKRKLSTTFPEVNESMSEVENQNNRTSSFLLADVEESSAFEAKLHKKHKKKKRIGHKGAEDTSGDSSHYNLPVKVKVVPKGQKRQHDGQVATNEDSPERAVDSAFLEPHEAKVKKKKKKKKHHDHWETEETPPFENEESRDLNSSLHQSHYAESSTEKSSLDTVKKKKHKKHTLAHQMYN; from the exons ATGAATGACCGCTTTTATGATCATCCTAGAGTTCGTGCTCATTGCTTGCTTAAATTAGTTTCAGGACAAAAGCCTAAAATGTCAGAAACATACAATAATCTTGCTTTGGCTCAGGCTGAGGATTTTGCTGAAGTGATTTCGGGGAGCCACATCGTCCTGGAAAGGTCCCCTCCGGATTATGTGAGGAAAATATCGCAGTACATCGAGTGCTCGGCGGGACCGAGTAACCAAAATCCAGAAGTCGAAAG TGATTCAGGAGACAGCCTATTTATTACACAGTTGCCTGCGCCTCAGCCTGTGAGAAAAGTCAGACGCCGGAAATCATCACGACACCCTTTCAAGGATAGTCGTGGGGACTCTTCTTCCACTCACAGTGACGATGATGACCGTGAGACGAGCAGAAAAccccaaaagaaaagaaagttaCATCTACCAAAATACAACTTCCCTTTTCTCACGGAAAGGAAATGGAAGCCCAGATGCACTCGTTTAACCACCAAACAGAATCACAAATTTCAT AATTATGCGATGGGGGGCTTCTTTAAATGTGTCGAGTTGTGGCAAGGAGCAGAGGATTTGTATGAAGGTCTACCAACAGTCGACCAAGATAACGAGGACATATCACCACTGACAGA AGATGAAGACAAATCTAGTGACGAGGACCTCAAAGTGGTG gcgaaaaatattttcctggcAAAATCCAAAGCAAAGAGGTGCCAACCCTGGTACACACCACCACAGGAGGAAGTTGTTGTTACTCACGAAAGGGAGAAAATAGATCAAATATCAAATAAGGTCCCTACGTCAAGTATGCTTTCGGCGAAAGACAAAACTGATGAAACACATTCCGCTTCAACTTGTAATGATCCTGCTGTGCCGGGAAATTACAAAGCGCTAAAAAAAATACCAAGAAACGGGAGGACTCGTTTCCAAGAACTTGTTGATGTGGAAACGAGAAGCAACTGTGTTTTATTCAAAGAGCACATAGCATCTGAAGAAGAAAGTGACTGGCAGTCCAGAGAGGGTGAGGATGCTGAGATAACCGTAACCATGGAAACCACAGTCATCAATGCACAGGAACCGCTTGATCTTCACGAAAACAGAATGGACAACTTTTCATATGTTACGAGCACTCCgagaaaaaaagataaaagaTCAAAAGGGCACGGCGTCGCCTCAGGACAAAGGGAAAACAATACCAGACAGGAAATTGAACTGGAGCGTGACCTCGGCGTAAAAGACAACGCCGTGTGTTCCCTCAGCCGAGATGAACCTGAGGTTGAAGAGTTCTCCGACGTAGTCAGCGAACCTTTAAGAAATGAGAGGcggaggaaaaagaagaagaaaaagagatcACATCAGGAACCGGAAAGTTTAGGCATGAATGAGAAATCATCCAATCGTACTGCACCTTTAAACGGAAGTACAGAAAAGAATGTTGCTGACACAACTGAAGACAAAGATGTGCAACTGgttagtaaaaaaaagaagaagaagaagagaaaattAAGCACAACATTCCCAGAAGTCAATGAGTCTATGTCTGAAGTGGAGAATCAAAACAATAGGacctcttccttccttcttgctgatgTGGAGGAAAGCAGTGCGTTTGAAGCAAAATTGCacaaaaagcacaagaaaaagaAGCGCATCGGCCACAAGGGGGCGGAAGACACGTCAGGCGATTCATCCCATTATAATTTGCCTGTAAAGGTTAAGGTGGTCCCGAAAGGTCAAAAGAGACAACATGACGGTCAAGTGGCGACCAATGAGGACAGCCCGGAAAGGGCAGTTGATTCTGCGTTTTTGGAACCTCATGAGgccaaggtgaaaaaaaagaagaagaaaaagaagcatcATGATCATTGGGAGACAGAGGAGACTCCACCTTTTGAGAATGAAGAATCCCGGGATCTCAATTCATCGCTTCATCAATCTCACTATGCGGAAAGTTCTACGGAAAAGTCTTCTTTAGACACTgtcaagaaaaagaaacacaaaaaacaTACCCTCGCACACCAGATGTATAACTAA
- the timm22 gene encoding mitochondrial import inner membrane translocase subunit Tim22 isoform X4: MDLRERRISRQADPNMANSPIQYSMVLDHLIGDKRTVKDLHPGVMGGLPVPPKSVEQKRIESAMESCAFKSILACVGGFVLGGAFGVFTAGIDTNAGFDPKDPLRTPTAREVLKDMGQRGMSYAKNFAIVGAMFSCTECIIESHRGKSDWKNAVYSGCITGGAIGFRAGLKAGVLGCGGFAAFSAAIEYYLR, translated from the exons CTGATCCAAACATGGCAAACTCGCCGATTCAGTACAGTATGGTCCTGGATCATCTTATTGGAGACAAGAGGACCGTGAAGGACTTGCACCCTGGCGTTATGGGGGGACTGCCGGTGCCTCCAAAAAGCGTGGAGCAGAAGAGGATAGAGAGTGCAATGGAGAGTTGTGCTTTCAAGTCCATTTTGGCCTGCGTTGGAg GGTTTGTCCTCGGGGGAGCGTTTGGTGTTTTCACTGCAGGTATAGACACCAATGCTGGTTTCGATCCCAAGGACCCACTGAGGACCCCAACAGCGCGAGAAGTCCTCAAAGACATGGGACAGAGGGGCATGTCCTACGCTAAGAACTTTGCCATTGTGGGAGCCATGTTCTCCTGCACAGAGTGCATAATAGAATCG CACAGAGGTAAATCAGACTGGAAGAATGCAGTGTACAGTGGTTGCATTACTGGAGGAGCAATTGGCTTTCGTG CTGGTCTAAAAGCCGGAGTCCTAGGTTGTGGAGGCTTTGCCGCTTTTTCTGCAGCCATTGAGTATTATCTTCGGTGA
- the aspa gene encoding aspartoacylase, whose product MSSSLNGSARFNEARRVAIFGGTHGNEMSGVTLVNLWMKNSAEIQRKTVHTKPFITNPRAVEKCARYVDTDLNRAFTPENLSASGGKELPYEVQRAQEINRLFGPKGSPEAYDVIFDLHNTTSNMGCTLILENSKDHFNLQMMNYVKKAMAPASCLVLLNEHPLLKYSTSRSIAKHPVGLEVGPQPQGVLRSNIFEAMRVILKHALDFIALFNEGMEFPSCTVEVFRVSERVDYPRDGNGNIIAMVHPNLQDCDWEPLNPGDPMFQTFDGKTIPYQGTGTVYPTFINEAAYYEKQQAFVTTRRETLVASAIRKA is encoded by the exons ATGTCTTCCTCCCTCAACGGCAGCGCGCGTTTCAACGAGGCCCGGAGAGTAGCTATCTTCGGTGGGACTCACGGGAACGAGATGTCCGGCGTGACGCTCGTTAACCTGTGGATGAAGAACAGCGCCGAGATCCAAAGGAAGACCGTCCACACTAAACCTTTTATTACCAACCCGAGAGCTGTGGAGAAATGTGCTCGATACGTGGACACGGATCTGAACCGAGCTTTTACTCCGGAAAacctcag CGCTTCAGGTGGCAAGGAGTTGCCATACGAGGTGCAGAGAGCTCAGGAGATCAACAGACTATTTGGACCGAAAGGAAGTCCAGAGGCCTATGATGTCATCTTTGACCTCCACAACACCACATCCAACATGGGCTGCACGCTTATTCTGGAGAACTCCAAAGACCACTTCAATCTGCAGATGATGAACTACGTCAAG AAAGCCATGGCTCCCGCCAGTTGTCTGGTTCTATTGAACGAACACCCGCTTCTAAAATATTCCACTTCCCGCTCCATAGCTAAACATCCCGTCG gCTTGGAGGTGGGTCCTCAGCCTCAAGGGGTTTTGAGGAGTAACATATTTGAAGCGATGAGGGTCATACTGAAACACGCGTTGGACTTCATCGCTTTGTTTAACGAAG GCATGGAATTCCCGTCTTGCACAGTGGAGGTTTTCCGAGTTTCGGAGAGAGTCGACTACCCCAGAGATGGCAACGGAAACATTATTGCCATGGTCCACCCCAATCtacag GACTGCGACTGGGAGCCTCTGAACCCAGGTGACCCAATGTTCCAAACTTTTGATGGGAAGACTATTCCCTACCAAGGAACCGGAACCGTTTATCCCACGTTTATTAATGAGGCAGCCTATTATGAAAAACAACAGGCGTTTGTTACCACTAGACGTGAAACTCTGGTGGCAAGCGCCATCAGAaaagcataa
- the lg15h11orf54 gene encoding ester hydrolase C11orf54 homolog, with the protein MADVSKTEKAQLHVPDLQDLCAVLQKGLEENFAEVKVSIVECPDLSKEPFNFPVKGLCGSPRVTDVGGVPYLVPLVQKHKEYDMNAISKEVELPGAFILGAGAAPSRIVGMNAELMPLVLTEADGRPAVNSSYFASINPVDGQCLQERYSDKFSDCNFGLLGNLYACEGKPGKVLEVRAKRRTGDLSIVTALRKTLEVQYPDKVLALGGTFIIQKGKAKIHIMPREYSVCPLNTDEDVNSWLKHFEVNAPLICQSVLVSKDPGLDLRVEHTHCFSHHGEGGHYYIDTTPDSVEYLGYFVPAEFIYRIDRPKETHAVGRD; encoded by the exons ATGGCAGATGTGAGCAAAACTGAGAAGGCTCAGTTGCATGTCCCAGACCTACAGGATCTTTGTGCCG TATTACAAAAGGGTCTGGAAGAGAACTTTGCAGAAGTTAAGGTGAGTATTGTGGAATGTCCCGATCTCAGTAAGGAGCCGTTCAACTTTCCTGTTAAAG gTTTATGTGGAAGTCCTCGGGTTACAGATGTGGGAGGAGTTCCTTACCTGGTTCCTCTGGTTCAAAAGCACAAG GAGTATGACATGAATGCTATATCAAAGGAGGTGGAGCTCCCAGGAGCGTTCATTCTCGGTGCAGGAGCCGCCCCTTCCAGAATTGTGGGGATGAATGCAGAG TTGATGCCACTGGTTCTGACTGAAGCCGATGGAAGACCCGCAGTGAACAGCAGCTACTTCGCTTCCATCAATCCAGTGGATGGCCAGTGTCTGCAAGAAAGATACAGCGACAAATTCTCAGACTGCAACTTTGGACTGCTGGGGAATCTTTATGCTTGTGAGGGGAAGCCGGGAAAG GTCTTAGAGGTGCGGGCCAAGAGGAGAACGGGAGATCTCAGTATTGTGACTGCCTTGAGAAAGACTCTGGAGGTTCAGTACCCTGATAAAGTCCTGGCCTTGGGGGGCACCTTCATCATCCAGAAGGGGAAAGCTAAAATTCACATCATG CCGAGAGAGTACTCAGTGTGTCCACTCAATACCGACGAGGATGTCAACAGCTGGCTCAAACACTTCGAAGTGAACGCCCCACTCATCTGCCAGTCAGTGCTTGTATCCAAAGATCCT GGACTTGACCTGCGTGTGGAGCACACCCACTGCTTCAGTCATCATGGAGAAGGTGGCCACTACTATATAGACACCACACCCGACAGCGTGGAGTACTTGGGTTACTTTGTGCCTGCTGAGTTTATTTACCGCATCGACAGGCCCAAGGAAACACATGCAGTTGGAAGAGATTAA
- the timm22 gene encoding mitochondrial import inner membrane translocase subunit Tim22 isoform X3: MAASTSAAELFGSDSKSSPPADPNMANSPIQYSMVLDHLIGDKRTVKDLHPGVMGGLPVPPKSVEQKRIESAMESCAFKSILACVGGFVLGGAFGVFTAGIDTNAGFDPKDPLRTPTAREVLKDMGQRGMSYAKNFAIVGAMFSCTECIIESHRGKSDWKNAVYSGCITGGAIGFRAGLKAGVLGCGGFAAFSAAIEYYLR, translated from the exons ATGGCGGCCTCCACGAGTGCTGCAGAGCTTTTCGGCTCTGATTCTAAAAGTTCTCCTCCAGCTGATCCAAACATGGCAAACTCGCCGATTCAGTACAGTATGGTCCTGGATCATCTTATTGGAGACAAGAGGACCGTGAAGGACTTGCACCCTGGCGTTATGGGGGGACTGCCGGTGCCTCCAAAAAGCGTGGAGCAGAAGAGGATAGAGAGTGCAATGGAGAGTTGTGCTTTCAAGTCCATTTTGGCCTGCGTTGGAg GGTTTGTCCTCGGGGGAGCGTTTGGTGTTTTCACTGCAGGTATAGACACCAATGCTGGTTTCGATCCCAAGGACCCACTGAGGACCCCAACAGCGCGAGAAGTCCTCAAAGACATGGGACAGAGGGGCATGTCCTACGCTAAGAACTTTGCCATTGTGGGAGCCATGTTCTCCTGCACAGAGTGCATAATAGAATCG CACAGAGGTAAATCAGACTGGAAGAATGCAGTGTACAGTGGTTGCATTACTGGAGGAGCAATTGGCTTTCGTG CTGGTCTAAAAGCCGGAGTCCTAGGTTGTGGAGGCTTTGCCGCTTTTTCTGCAGCCATTGAGTATTATCTTCGGTGA